Genomic segment of Sinorhizobium meliloti:
GCGACCGCCCTCGAAGCGATCTTCATGCAGAACGCGGACGTGCAGACGGAACTCGACAGGGCCGTTGAACGCGGCAATGCCGTCCTGCGCCGTTTTGAGAAGACCTACGCCGGACAGACGCTGAACTAGATCTGATCCGATCCGGGGCCTGCCGTGACGTCGGCAGGCCCCGATTTTCTTCCTGCACATCGGAAATCGAAGCTATGGACAAGCGTGCGGCCTTTCGCAGCTGGTGGCTGCCAAGCCTATTCGCCCTGCCGCAGATCATCCTGATCCTGCTGTTTTTCTATTGGCCAGCAGTCGCCGTGCTGCGATGGGCGTTCACATTGGAGCCGCCGTTCGGGGGCGCCGCGGAATTCGTCGGCCTTGCCAACTTCCAGGAGGTTTTCGCCGATCCGCTCTACTGGAACTCCGTCGGTATCAGCCTGGCATTCGCCCTTTGCGGCACCTTGGCCACCATCTTCATCGGCCTCGTTCTTGCGCTTGCGGTCGATCGGCAATTGCCGGCCTCAGCTCCGTTCCGGTTTCTGTACATTCTGCCTTATGCGATTGCAGGCCCGGCCGCAGGCATGGCTTTCCGCTTTATCCTGTCGCCGGAGCGCGGACTGATGGCATCGGTCAACGCGGCTTTCCCGGATTTCTGGAACCCGGCCAAATACGGCAGCCACGCCCTGATTCTCGTCATCGTCGTCTTTGCGTGGAAATGGGCGGGCTACACATTCATCTTCCTTCTCGCCGGCCTTCAGTCGGTCCCCCGTTCGCTTATCGAGGCGGCCGCCATGGACGGCTCCGGCCCCGTCCGCCGTGCGGTCGATATCCAGGTACCCATGCTGGCGCCGACGCTCTTCTTCCTGCTGGTCATCATGATGACCGAGGGATTCGTCGGGGCCGACACTTACGGCATAGTAGACCGAACGACGGAGGGCGGGCCGAACCACGGCACGGATGTGATGGTGTACCGCATCGTCGAGGAGGCATTCCGCGGCTTGAACTATTCCGGCGCGTCGGCGCAAAGCCTCGTCCTCATCGGTCTCATCATGATCTTCACCTTCATCCAGTTCCGCTTCATCGAGCGCCAGGTCCATTACAAGTGAGGCTCACATGATACAGCGGACACCTTTCGCCAACGCCCTCACCTACGGCGTGATGATCTTCGGCTTCCTGCTGCTGATCGGCCCTTTCATCGTGATCGTGTCGGGCGCCAGCCAGACCTTTCAGCAAGTAAACGCCGTACCCTTCAGTCTTCTGCCGCAGGATCGCCTGATCGAGAACATGAGCGCCGCATGGGAGCGCGCCAATCTCGGAACGGCGATGCTGAACAGTTTGGTCATGGCCAGCCTCGTCACGATCGGCAAAGTGGCCCTATCGGCGCTGACGGCCTTCGCCATCGTCTTCTTCCGAACCCCGCTGAAGGGCTTCTTCTTCTGGATGGTGTTCATTACCCTGATGTTGCCGCTGGAAGTGCGCGTGGTGCCCACCTATGCCGTCGCTGCCGATCCGTTCCAACCCGTCCGGCTTCTGATCTCCGCAGTAACGGGCTTCGAAGTCTCGGTCGACTGGAACCTTCTCAACTCCTACGCCGGCCTCACGCTGCCCCTGATCGCGACAGCGACCGGAACGTTCCTCTACCGCCAGTTCTACCTGACCCTGCCCGACGAACTGGCAGAGGCGGCGCGGATGGACGGGTCGGGTGCGATCCGCTTCTTCATCGATATGCTGCTGCCGCTGTCGCGCACGAACATGCTCGCTTTGACCACGATCATGTTCGTCTATGGGTGGAATCAGTATCTCTGGCCGCTCCTGATGGTGACGGACCCTCAATACAAGACCACGATGATGTCGCTGATTGCGCTCCTGCCGTCCGAAAACGGCACTCCGGACTGGAACGTGACGCTTGCCGGATCCTTGATCATCATGCTGCCCCCGCTCATCGTCGTTGCCGTTCTCCAGCGGTGGTTCGTTCGCGGGCTCGTGGCGACCGAAAAATGAACCGCATTTCCCAAACAGAAACAGACAGAGAGGCCCGCGTTCATGGCTGACATCCAAATTAGCGCCGTGCGCAAGTCCTACGGCAAGGTCCCTACCCTGCATGGCATCGACCTCGCCTTCGCGTCGGGAGAATTCGTCGTTATCCTCGGTCCGTCCGGGTGCGGGAAATCGACGCTTCTGAGGATGATCGCGGGGCTGGAGGAAATCACCGCCGGGGAGATCGCCATCAACGGGCGGGTCGTCAACAGGCTTGAGCCGCGCGAACGCGGCTGCGCCATGGTGTTCCAGAACTACGCCCTCTATCCCCACATGACCGTCGCCGGAAATATCGGCTATGCCCTGAAGGTGGCGGGCATACCGAAGGCTGAGCGGCTGCGCCGCATCGAGGAAACAGCGAAGATCGTCGGGCTTTCCGACTATCTCAATCGGAAGCCCGCGGCACTTTCCGGCGGTCAGCGCCAGCGCGTTGCCATGGCCCGCGCGATTATCCGCGAACCGAGCGTGTTCCTTTTCGACGAACCGCTCTCGAATCTCGACGCCAAACTGCGCGTCACCATGCGAGCCGAGATCCGGAAGCTGCATCAGCGTCTCTCGGCAACGTCCATCTTCGTCACCCATGATCAGGTCGAAGCCATGACGCTCGCTGACAAGCTGGTGGTCATGAACAAGGGCCTCGTCGAACAGGTGGGACAGCCGCTCGACATCTACCATCGTCCGGCAAGCATCTTCGTCGCGTCCTTCATCGGCTCGCCGGCCATGAACCTGTTCGATGCCGAGATCGACGTCGGCAACGCCTGCCTGACCTTCGCCGGCGCGAAGCTGCCGATCGACAGGAGGATTGCGGCGCGTCTGGGCGCAGGAAACATCACGATCGGCATTCGCCCGGAACAGTGCATCGTGTCGACCGAAGCAAAAGGCGGCGTCGCGATCAAGGTCGAGTTCGTCGAGGAGCTCGGATCCGGCCGCGTCATTCACGCGGAGCTGCATGGCCGTCCCTTCGCCGCCTGTGTCGACGAGAAAATGCGCGTCCGGCCGGGTGATTGGATCGACCTGGAGCTGCCTTTGGCGCAATTGCACGTTTTCGACCGCGAGTCAGGCCGGCGGATCGGGGTCGATCTGGAATCTCGCGCCGTCGCTGCTTCCGCCGGTCGACCGGCATTCGAAACAATCTGATCGCGTCCATCGAGAAGGAGAAACGCAATGAACGAAATCATTTCCGCCGTAGGCTTTTGCAACCGGACCGGCAAGGGCGATCTTTCGAGCCTGGACGCGTCCATACGCGAAGTTGCCGAAACGGGTGCTGACGCCTGCGAAATCGGAATTTACGGCGAAGAAATCGTCAGTGGCGGACGCATCATCGAAGACCGTGTCCGGCGCGTCGCCGACATCACGAAGAAATATTCCTTCAAAAAGCTCTCGCTGCACGGTCAGGTCCTGTCCAACTTCATGGATCGCCAGCACCATCATCTGCAGAAAAAGGTCGTGAGGGCGATGCTCGAACTGTGTGACCGGCTTGGCGCCGGGATCCTCGTTCATCACTCAGGCGCGGCGCAGCTCGCCCCCGGAGAAAGCGCCGCCGATCTCGACAGGATGGAACGCGATGCCCTCGCGGAAATGGCGGAGATCGCAAAAGCGTACGGAGTACGCATCGCGCTTGAAAACATCTTCACGACGGAAACCGGCCAGTATCGGCAGACGCCGAGGCAGGTCGCCGAAACAGTGCGGGCGATCGGTTCCGACAACGTCGTCGCGCTCATCGACTTCTCGCATGCCTATATCGAAGCGACGCACCGCGGACTCGACTTCCGCGACGAGCTGAGGACAATGGCGCCGGTGACTGGTCACCTGCATGTCCACGACAGTTTCGGGCTGCCCTATTCCATGACCCGCTTCTATCATCCGGCAGAGGCGACCGCACTCGGCATCGGAGACCTGCATCTGCCGATCGGCTGGGGCGACATTGCCTGGGACGACATTTTCTCCGAGTTGACCTTCCTTCCGGACACGACGCTGATCATGGAAATCGACGCCGGGCGGTTTGCCGATCAGCAACCGGCGTGCCTGGAGCGCGCACGGAGTCTGGCCGCCGCAGTGGGACTGAGATCCGCGGCGTAGCGTGCGCGGTCACCTTCCCGCGCGTACCAGATCACGACGTTTCGGGTTGGAAGGCTACAGGATCAAAACCAATCCTGTTCCAGAAGCGAAAACACCCGGCATTGCTGCCGGGCGTCTCGCTGCGTGCGCATGAGGGAGGATCAGCACGCGCCGCAGAATTCGCGACCGTTACTTCGCCTGATCCAGGCGGTCGATCGCTTCGACATTTGCCGCCGACGGACCGTTGGGGTCGAACTCGGAGGCCAGCCACGTATCGACGATCGATTTCGCCAGTTCGGGGCCGATGACGCGCGCGCCCATGGTGATGATCTGGGCGTTGTTGGATTTGGCCGCCCGCTCGGCGGAATAGGTATCGTGGGTCAGCGCGGCGCGGATGCCCGGCACCTTATTGGCCGAGATGCACACGCCGATGCCGGTGCCGCAGATCAGAATGCCGCGCTCGTTTTCGCCGGCAGTGATCGTCTGCGCCAGATCGCGGGAGAGATCGGCATAGTAGCCGGTCTGACTCAGGTCCTTGACTTCGAGATCGCTTCTCTTGGCCAGATGCGCGGCGATGACGTCGAGCAGGGGCTTGCCGGCACTGTCGGCTCCAATCGCGATTTTCATGTCGTTTCCTTTCCGTAAGGTGTTGTTGCCTGACCCGGCGATGCTCAGATCGCCCGGGCTACGCGTTGCAGAATGTCGAGGTAGCCGCCCACCTCCCAGGCGGAGCGGCCGATGAAGAGCCCGTCGATATGGCGCTGGAGGATCAATTCCTCGCAGTTCTGCGGATTGACGCTGCCGCCATAGAGTACCGGAACCTTCACGCCGAGTGCACGCTCGGCGACTTCGCCAATGCGGCGGTGGCGGGCATCCGCATAGTCGGCGGTGGCCGGTATGCCGTTGACGCCGATCGCCCACACCGGCTCATAGGCCAGGAGAACGGGCGCCGTCCGCGCCGCGCCTTCGAGAAAGGCAAAGGCGCCTTCCACCTGGCGCTTCAGGACCGTATCCGCCTCGCCCGCCTCGCGTTCGGCGAGAGTCTCGCCGATGCAGATCAACGGCACGAGCCCATGCTTGACGGCGGCTGCCGTCTTCAGGCCCACGGTGCGGTCGGTCTCGCCGAAATGCTCCCGCCGCTCGCTGTGGCCGAGCTCGACGATGTCGAGATCGCAATCCCTGAGCATGACCGGAGAAATTTCACCGGTCCAGGCGCCCGCATCGTCCCAGTGCATGTTCTGCGCACCGACCTTGACGCTCGTCGCCTTAAGCCTTTCCTTTACCTGCCGCACGGCGGTGAACGGAGGAATGACGAAGCGCTGTATCCGCTGATCGCGCCCATCGTCGGCGGCCGCAAGACCGTCGGCGAAGACCATTGCCTCGGCCAGCGTCTTGTTCATCTTCCAGCTCGTGCCGACCCAGAGACCAGTCTTGCTCATGCGTTCTCCAATATTTTCCGATTGTCGATCCTGACGAGCTTGACGCCGGCGTCACCAAGCGCCGCCGTATTCTCCTCGGACACTTCGCTTCCGGTCAGCACCGCATCGAAGGCCTCCAGCCCCGTCAGGAAATGCAGGGCCGACCGGCCGAACTTGCCGTGGTCCACCAGGAGATATTTGCGGCTGGCGGATTTCACCATCTGGCGCTTGATCTGCACGACCTCCTGATCCTGGTGGAACGCTGACGCGCCCTCGACGGCCGAACTCGACAGGAAGGCCACGTCGGCGCGCAGCGAACGCAGCGCCTCCTCGGTGACGACACCGAAAAAGCCGTTGAATTTCTTGCTGTAATGCCCGCCGAGCGCGATCAGGTTGATGCCCGGGGCTCCCGAAAGATCGGCAATGACGCCGAGATTGTTGGTGATGACGGTGAGCGGGCGAATATCCCTTAGAAACCCGGCGATCGCTCCGGCCGTCGAGCTGTCGTCGATGATGACGCTCTGGCCGGGCTCGATCAGCGTCGCGGCATGTTCCGCAAGGCGGCGCTTCTCGCCCGTCGCGATCTTTTCACGGTAGCGGAAATCGCTTTCGAATTGCGGGCTCGACTGGATGGAAGCGCCGCCATGGACCTTTCGCAGGAGCCCCGCCTGTTCGAGATCGTCAAGATCGCGATGAACCGTCATCTTGCTGACGCCGAAGCGAAGGGCGAGTTCCTCGACGGAGGCTGTTCCCGCCTCCATCAGGACATCCATGATCGCCTGGCGTCTGTCTTCCGGTTTCATCGCATCGTCCCGTCAGGTGCAGCTAACCGCCGCGCCAAGGGAAAGGTAACAGTCTTCTGTGATATTTCAACTCACATGTGGGATTTTGTTACATTTCATTGTGATAATTTCGAAACATTAAATCCCGTGTCGATAAAGGGCTCCCAGAATTCAACCGACTCCCGGATCATTTCCACCACGTTGCGATCGGTCGGTTCGCGCTCCCGGAAGGAAAGCTCCAGGCAGATTTCGTTGTCCGTCCCGCCTCCCCTCCTGACGGCCTCGAGCAGTCGTTCGGGCGTGATCCTGCCGTCCTTGTTGTAGGCGGCCGTGAAGGGCCAGTGTCCGCCCTTGTTCATCGAGGACTGCTTGACGTGAATGATCGGCGACTGCCGCGGAAAGGCCTCCGCCCAGGCATAGGGATCGACGTCGGCGGCGTTCGGCGATGTGATGTCGCCATGATCGATGTCGACCATCATCCTCATCGGAATCGGCAGGTCGGCTGCCGCCAGACGCCGGTCGAGCGCCCTGCACGCCTCGATCGTATGGCCGAACTCCCGGCCGACCGACATCGGTTCCCAGAAGACATAGGAAAGGCCCGCGGCCTTGGCGTGCTCTGCCACCTCGCGCCAGCATTCGATGGCGATCGCCATCAGCTCCTCGCGACGCGCCGGGTCGTGATAATCCCTGAGCGTGAAGATCGCGAACTGCGTGCCCATGCCGGAAGCGCCGAGCTCGGCGGAGATATCGGCGAAAGTCTTGAACCAGTCGACATAATAGCGCCGGACGTCCGGGTCGGGATGTCCGAAATGATTGAGACGGCCATAGGGGCCCGTCATGCCGGAGGTGATTTTCACGCCGGTACGGCCGAGCGCCGTTCGAAACTGCCGCAGCGTCTTGTTGATCGTCGCCGCCGGCCAGCCCGGATTGACGAATTCATGGGTGAGCTGGACGTAACCGATGCGGATCTTCTCGGCGATGGTGTCGATCAGGTCGTCCGCCTCGGCAAAGCGGTTGACCAGAGGATTGGTGTTGAGCGACAGCGTGAAGGCCATTGCCGGCTCCTTGCTACCAGAGGAATTTCGGGAGGATGAAATCGGGGCTCGCGCCGTGCTCCCGGAAGAGCTGCCGGCGCTCCGCGTCCGACCGCTGCTCGAGAATTCCGGTGGCGACGAGCACCGAGCCGAGCCCGGCCGCCGCGGCCCCGGCAATGTCATGCTCGACGCTGTCGCCTATGGCACAGACGCGCCGCGGCTCCGGCCGCCCGAGAAAATCGAGCGCGAAGTCGTAGATGTCGGCAAACGGCTTGCCGATCCAGCGCACAGGACCGCCCAGCTCTTCGTAAAGCTCGGCGATGCGACCGGCGCCGAAGGCCGGGCCGCTCCTCGTCAGCATAACCTTGTCCGGGTTGGTACAGAGGCACGGGATGCCCTGCCGGGCAGCCGGTCCCAGCAGATCTTCGTAATAGGCAAGCGGATGGATATCGCCCTCGCTCCCCGCAAGCAGCACGATGTCGGCGTCTTCACCGCTCTCGGTGCGCACGAGATTCAGCCCCTTGAGCGGCGACTGATCGCCGTCGCGGCTGATCAGAAGGCACTTGCGCGCTGCGCCGCCCTCGCCTTCGGCCTCCCGTTTCAAGAGCTGCCAGGCAACCTCTCCCGAGGTCAGGAACCAGTCCCAGCTTCCGCCCTGGAAACCGAGTGCCTCCAGCCGCCGATCGTTCTCGGCCGAGCGCTTGCCGGAATTGGAGAGGATGATGACCCGCTTTCCGGCCTGTTTGAGACGGACAAGCGTTTCCGCCGCACCCGGATAGGGCCCGCGACCGTCTCTCAGCACTCCGTATTGATCCACGAGAAAGGCATCATATGCGTCCGATATCGCAGAGAGGGCTGGAATTTCCAGGACGGCGCTCATAGCACGCCCGCCTCTTTCGCTCCCGACAGCGCCAGGCGAGCGGCGCCGGCAGCCGCCTCTTCCGATAGCACCGGCAGGAAGGGAACGGCGAGCCTCCGTTTTCGGATTTCGGTCCACACCCCGTTCTTCGCGCCGCCGCCGACGGTGCGGATCGAGCCCAGGGCCGGGCTGCCGAGGGATACGAGCCGCTCATAAGCAAGACGCTCGACCCCCGCGATGCCCTCGAAGATCGCCTTCAGGAATTCGGCGTCCTCCGTCGGGCGCGGTTCCATGCGCGGCATGAAGGCGGGATCGGCCACCGGGAACCGCTCGCCGGGTTTCAGCAGCGGATAGAAGTCGAGGCCCGTATCGCTCGCCGGGTCGATTTGCTCCGAAAGCTCGGCGATCCGATCGCTGCTGAAATGCGCAGCGAGAACCGCGCCACCGGTATTGGAGGCGCCGCCGGCAAGCCACATATCGCCGATCCGGTGGCTGTAGAGCCCGAATTCCGGGGCAAAGAGCGGTTTGTCAGAGAGCATCTTCACCGTCAGCGTCGTGCCCAGCGCACTGACGGCATCACCCGGCCGGTCAGCGCCGGTTGCAAGGAAGGAGGCGCAGCCGTCCGTCGTACCCGCAACGATAACGGC
This window contains:
- a CDS encoding carbohydrate ABC transporter permease, translating into MDKRAAFRSWWLPSLFALPQIILILLFFYWPAVAVLRWAFTLEPPFGGAAEFVGLANFQEVFADPLYWNSVGISLAFALCGTLATIFIGLVLALAVDRQLPASAPFRFLYILPYAIAGPAAGMAFRFILSPERGLMASVNAAFPDFWNPAKYGSHALILVIVVFAWKWAGYTFIFLLAGLQSVPRSLIEAAAMDGSGPVRRAVDIQVPMLAPTLFFLLVIMMTEGFVGADTYGIVDRTTEGGPNHGTDVMVYRIVEEAFRGLNYSGASAQSLVLIGLIMIFTFIQFRFIERQVHYK
- a CDS encoding ABC transporter permease subunit, with amino-acid sequence MIQRTPFANALTYGVMIFGFLLLIGPFIVIVSGASQTFQQVNAVPFSLLPQDRLIENMSAAWERANLGTAMLNSLVMASLVTIGKVALSALTAFAIVFFRTPLKGFFFWMVFITLMLPLEVRVVPTYAVAADPFQPVRLLISAVTGFEVSVDWNLLNSYAGLTLPLIATATGTFLYRQFYLTLPDELAEAARMDGSGAIRFFIDMLLPLSRTNMLALTTIMFVYGWNQYLWPLLMVTDPQYKTTMMSLIALLPSENGTPDWNVTLAGSLIIMLPPLIVVAVLQRWFVRGLVATEK
- a CDS encoding sn-glycerol-3-phosphate ABC transporter ATP-binding protein UgpC produces the protein MADIQISAVRKSYGKVPTLHGIDLAFASGEFVVILGPSGCGKSTLLRMIAGLEEITAGEIAINGRVVNRLEPRERGCAMVFQNYALYPHMTVAGNIGYALKVAGIPKAERLRRIEETAKIVGLSDYLNRKPAALSGGQRQRVAMARAIIREPSVFLFDEPLSNLDAKLRVTMRAEIRKLHQRLSATSIFVTHDQVEAMTLADKLVVMNKGLVEQVGQPLDIYHRPASIFVASFIGSPAMNLFDAEIDVGNACLTFAGAKLPIDRRIAARLGAGNITIGIRPEQCIVSTEAKGGVAIKVEFVEELGSGRVIHAELHGRPFAACVDEKMRVRPGDWIDLELPLAQLHVFDRESGRRIGVDLESRAVAASAGRPAFETI
- a CDS encoding sugar phosphate isomerase/epimerase; this encodes MNEIISAVGFCNRTGKGDLSSLDASIREVAETGADACEIGIYGEEIVSGGRIIEDRVRRVADITKKYSFKKLSLHGQVLSNFMDRQHHHLQKKVVRAMLELCDRLGAGILVHHSGAAQLAPGESAADLDRMERDALAEMAEIAKAYGVRIALENIFTTETGQYRQTPRQVAETVRAIGSDNVVALIDFSHAYIEATHRGLDFRDELRTMAPVTGHLHVHDSFGLPYSMTRFYHPAEATALGIGDLHLPIGWGDIAWDDIFSELTFLPDTTLIMEIDAGRFADQQPACLERARSLAAAVGLRSAA
- a CDS encoding RpiB/LacA/LacB family sugar-phosphate isomerase; protein product: MKIAIGADSAGKPLLDVIAAHLAKRSDLEVKDLSQTGYYADLSRDLAQTITAGENERGILICGTGIGVCISANKVPGIRAALTHDTYSAERAAKSNNAQIITMGARVIGPELAKSIVDTWLASEFDPNGPSAANVEAIDRLDQAK
- a CDS encoding triose-phosphate isomerase; translated protein: MSKTGLWVGTSWKMNKTLAEAMVFADGLAAADDGRDQRIQRFVIPPFTAVRQVKERLKATSVKVGAQNMHWDDAGAWTGEISPVMLRDCDLDIVELGHSERREHFGETDRTVGLKTAAAVKHGLVPLICIGETLAEREAGEADTVLKRQVEGAFAFLEGAARTAPVLLAYEPVWAIGVNGIPATADYADARHRRIGEVAERALGVKVPVLYGGSVNPQNCEELILQRHIDGLFIGRSAWEVGGYLDILQRVARAI
- a CDS encoding DeoR/GlpR family DNA-binding transcription regulator — protein: MKPEDRRQAIMDVLMEAGTASVEELALRFGVSKMTVHRDLDDLEQAGLLRKVHGGASIQSSPQFESDFRYREKIATGEKRRLAEHAATLIEPGQSVIIDDSSTAGAIAGFLRDIRPLTVITNNLGVIADLSGAPGINLIALGGHYSKKFNGFFGVVTEEALRSLRADVAFLSSSAVEGASAFHQDQEVVQIKRQMVKSASRKYLLVDHGKFGRSALHFLTGLEAFDAVLTGSEVSEENTAALGDAGVKLVRIDNRKILENA
- a CDS encoding sugar phosphate isomerase/epimerase family protein; the protein is MAFTLSLNTNPLVNRFAEADDLIDTIAEKIRIGYVQLTHEFVNPGWPAATINKTLRQFRTALGRTGVKITSGMTGPYGRLNHFGHPDPDVRRYYVDWFKTFADISAELGASGMGTQFAIFTLRDYHDPARREELMAIAIECWREVAEHAKAAGLSYVFWEPMSVGREFGHTIEACRALDRRLAAADLPIPMRMMVDIDHGDITSPNAADVDPYAWAEAFPRQSPIIHVKQSSMNKGGHWPFTAAYNKDGRITPERLLEAVRRGGGTDNEICLELSFREREPTDRNVVEMIRESVEFWEPFIDTGFNVSKLSQ
- a CDS encoding TIGR01459 family HAD-type hydrolase, coding for MSAVLEIPALSAISDAYDAFLVDQYGVLRDGRGPYPGAAETLVRLKQAGKRVIILSNSGKRSAENDRRLEALGFQGGSWDWFLTSGEVAWQLLKREAEGEGGAARKCLLISRDGDQSPLKGLNLVRTESGEDADIVLLAGSEGDIHPLAYYEDLLGPAARQGIPCLCTNPDKVMLTRSGPAFGAGRIAELYEELGGPVRWIGKPFADIYDFALDFLGRPEPRRVCAIGDSVEHDIAGAAAAGLGSVLVATGILEQRSDAERRQLFREHGASPDFILPKFLW